The following nucleotide sequence is from Drosophila takahashii strain IR98-3 E-12201 chromosome 3L, DtakHiC1v2, whole genome shotgun sequence.
TTTAATTCTTCTTAATTTTAAGAGCTGTCCGAAATGGTGTTTTCCGCGGAGAACACGCCTTTGAATGGGAAAGTCTGGACAGCAGAACGATTAAGTagagagaaaataaaaagaaaaaccaaggTAGATGGTATATGGCGTTTCTAATCCAATTCAAGGAATGTCATTCAACCGACACCCTTGAGAATAGCGCTACAAATTAATACATTAGGCTCTAGGCTCTATAACTCGTACTGGTCTTTGCCTTTTTCTctgttatttctttttttttgcccagccTAAACGAACTCTAAATGGCAAAGTTGATCTCCAGCGATTAGCCGCAAATGGCAATCCCATAGACCTACATCATGTCTCGCTTCTCCGCTCTGCCTTAGATGTAATTGAATCGAAATTGTTTTCAATCCAAGCCAAAGTCCGTTGGCACTTGCCACTAGAGACATTAAGTTTTTATGTCTTCAATGAgacatataaaaatatataccatCTTGGCGGAGGCATGATGATGATAAAATAAACGCCACGATAACGGCGACTTTTCATACGTAATTTGTTTTATGCctggaaattaaattaacttgttTACCAGCCATTTTGCCATTTACTAGCTGCGTGCTTTTTGCTGGCCAAGAGTGAGGCAGTTAGTAATGTCTAATAGATTTCAGGCCGCTTTGGCCAGGCCAACTGTCATAATGACTCTGTTATGTGTGGGGccattatataaaatttcaCTTTTCGACGCCGCCCGTCGAGCCAAAAAGGCTCTCCTATTTCCATTTGGAGACAGTTTTGCAATTGCAAAGAGATCGCCAGTCAAATGCACGAGGGAAAAATGTGGGcttaaatataagaaattttaaataaatcaataaattcaagataaatcgtattatattaaataccaTTTTCCGAATGGTAAAACAAATGGCTATGATGTCTCTAGCTCTTTAGAAAGGAAGTTAGGTTCTTtgggaaaataatttacagttcatattataattaaatattaatctgtgttttttcaaaacagaaaatattttctctgAGGACTTTTCCAccactttttttatatttctttttaatgcTCCTGAAAATCTTACATTGCCGTATTTAATAAGAAACCATCaactatctatctatctattaaGGAAACTTCGAGTTATAGAACTTCAACAGTCTTCATtattgggaaaaataaatgaagaaCATACATAGAaactttatataatttttaaaatatttggtaagCAGTTTATAGAAACACTTGTGTTTATTGGGAAgtaaattttagaattttttgatTAGGGCGGATacagaaaatacttttttttgggactAGCACAATCACTGAAATATATTCAGATTTTAGAAGCAACTATTGATCGAGGGCAGGGTTCCGCTGCAGTACTTCCAGGTGGACCAGGCGGTCCATCCCTGTTGTCTCAGAACCTTTTGGGCGCATCTCACTGAGTTGGTGATATTATCGGTCAACAGGGCGTTGCAACTCAATCCACACTCGTTATAGGAAAAGCGACCATCTGCAGGTTTACACCAGTACTTGTTGTTGATCTGGAAGATGCCATAATCATTGGATCCATTCGAGTTGGCTGGACCCACGACTCCTGTGCGATAGGAACTCTCGTGCTGGGCAATGCAGGTCCACCTGGCCAGCTGATCCCGGGGAACCCCCAGATTGGACATCTCCCTGGCCAGGGAACATCTATCCATCGTTCGGGCTTTGGTGGCTACTGCTGCCAGAGCCAAGGCAAAAATCACTAGGAAGGCTTTCATCTTGATCTCACAATTGATTGCAATTATTTACTGATTATTCGATCTGCAGTCtcgaaatatttatacccaaGAAAGAGCTTTAAAGTCGTCGCAGTTGAGTCAACATTGTAGAACTATTTAATTGGAAAGAGCAATCAGTATTATTTACCCATCATTAGAGGGGCAAATAAGGTGGCTCTTTCTCATACAATGTCGGCGGTTAAATTCAGTCTTCCATAAAGTTAAATGTTCCATAAACTaaatgccccaaaaaaaatatattcgagATTTTCAAATTTCATGAGATCAAACAGTTAAGAAATCCAATTacgtttcatttttttgttttggaaataAGTAAGGGTTATCTTAACCTGATGATCTGAATTGATCTTGagaaattacttaaaataaaatgaaacaaTCAGATTTAACAGTTACTTATCTTCAGATTATTTTTGCTAACCTTTCTTTTGTTTACAACGTTACCTcttgaaaacaaataatctCCCTACTTAACAGAGACAATTCAAGTACTCGTACCCCCCAAAATAAATACGGAAGCGTTTAGCTTTCAGATATGGCAGTATCTTCAGTTTCTTCACACTCGAGCAGACAATCTACGCATTGAATGGGAATAAAATCGTATCTCAGCTCTTTGTGCGTAAGAGATCCATTCGGTTGAAGTTACCTGTCTCGAGTCCGAAGTCTTCCATCAGCTATTCGAAATATTTATCTCTAATATAGTAGGCATTGTATTGTGCGATGGTCTCCCTGCTCACGCAACTCGGTTGGTGGGGTTGCATGTGGGGGCTAATTATTCAACGTTATTCATTGTGCGGCATTCGAGGTATTCGAGTCTGGAAATTGCAATGCTCTTTCTTTTCTGCGCCCCAGACGCGAATTCCCATCCACAAGTTTAATGTCCGACTTTGAAGTTGGAGCTTTGGAATCGCAGGTTTAATGGCGAAACAGCTCCACTTGACTGCAGCTATTAGCCCCCCGgtcttttcggtttttcggtCTGGTTTATGTGATGATTAATCATCTGGATTACCACTTGGGCGGTTCCACAGCTCTATCTCTTGTGTTTTTCGGGCTACCCAAACTAAATGGGAGGCCCCTTCTAAGCCACTTCATCGTCATTGTTGATATAACAGCAATTATGCTAATCAGTTTGAAGGCGCGCCGAGGTCTCTACCTTTCTCCTGCATTCAATGAACTTCAACGATGACGAAATATATGGTTAACACCTTACTTTCAAGGTGATAGTAATGGTGTCTTATCAGTCGAAAGCTCTGTGACCTCGGAAAGCCTAAAACTATGCAGCATTTTTGGGCTTAGAAGTTCTTTTGTATTCTTTGAGATGGAACCCTCTGATGTACTCGTTCCGCTGATAAAGTTGTTTTGCTCCTCAATGAAATATTCAAATCAGTTAACCCTAATTGTATTTCTATCTTTGAGTGCTCTAAGCCAAAAGGCTGATAGCCCAACAGGTGGTATTCTAATTTTGCATAAATACCCAGGGCAGAACTAGAACAAGTCAAACAGTTTTGTTCAAACCAATCAACATGAAGGCTTTCTTTGCTCTGGTGGCTCTGGCAGCTATTGCCGCTCCTGCGATGGGAGGACGCACCCTCGATCGTTGCTCCCTGGCCCGTGAGATGTCCGACCTGGGCGTTCCCCGTGACCAGCTGGACAAGTGGACCTGCATTGCCCAGCACGAGTCTGACTACCGCACCTGGGTGGTGGGACCGGCCAACTCTGACGGATCCAACGACTACGGTATCTTCCAGATCAACGATCTCTACTGGTGCCAGGCCGATGGTCGCTTCTCCTACAACGAGTGTGGCCTGAGTTGCAATGCCCTGTTGAGCGATGACATTACCAACTCGGTGCGTTGCGCCCAGAAGGTCCTGAGTCAGCAGGGATGGGGAGCCTGGGCTGTTTGGCACTACTGCAGCGGATGGTTGCCGTCCATCGATGAGTGCTTCTAAACTGATTTTGACCacgaattacaaaaatattgcatTTACACAACTTTATCTGATTCTTTACTATTTTAAAAGAGTGGTGGGCTTGTAATGGAATGAGATTTTATCTTTCATTTATGTGACTAATTTGTACGGGGCAGTTCATCGATCTGAGTGGCGCTGAAATCGGACAGAGCTATTTCCTAAGCCCACTGAATATGAAGTTGTCAAAGGCAGTTCGGAAATGCTTTGCAAGCCAAATCCCAACCTTCCAGCTTTTAtggtttccgagatctcagcgttcatacggacaaacagacggacaaaaATACGGACAAACAGACGGACACGACTGGATCGACTCATCTGGTGATCCTGATGCAAAATACACATATGTACTTCTACtttcttctacctgttacacaCTTTCCAACTATTCAATTTACCCATTTAtaactggtaaaaaaaaaactcaaaaaaaaatcgcacaaCTGTGCATATTAAGTcggtttaaaattatttttcttagcaataagcaattttaataaatatctaattCTATTCGGATGATATAACATTCAATAATGTtctttttgcataaaaatccTATTCAAACAATATTTCTCGATCAGTCAAGGACCTGCATTTAAACAATGTAAGAATGCTTTTGGTGAACCCGAACCATTATTTTAAAGACTTGATcttgattttataataaaacccttttaaaatattcgaaAAGGTTTTAACTTACATTGAAAGCTCTACAAAAAAGGAGGCAAGTGAACCTTGTTCTTGGCAGAGTAAAATAATAGTCTAAGTGGTGACTGCGATATTAAAATTGCCTATTCGACTTATAAagataaaagaataaattATAAGAAATAGATTGCAACTTAAGTATGCTGGCATATTCGCAATTGATTTTTATCgcgtttgtttataaattttttgtcgAATTGTTGACGCTTTCTTTTTTCTTGAACTTGATTTATTCTTATCAACTTAATGCGCCCCGGGGGTTTAACTTTCAATCTAGATCAATGAACCTGAAAAACCCAAACATTAACTATATTTTTGTAGACACCGGACATTCAAGGTAATTGATAATAACTTATCATCAGTTAAAATCCCGGTGGTTTCGCTTAATATGCTAGCCTAAAACTATGCTGCATTTTTTAGAGAAaggtttatttgtattatttgagATTAAACCTTTTGATGTACCCATTTTGCTGATAAAatactttgttttatttttagttgttttggctctcaatgaattatttaaatcttgaGACTTGTGGCTTTTTAATTATGGTTCTATCTTTGAGTGTTCGAAATCAGAACTTCAGAACTCAAGAAGGGACTATCAGCTGATAGGCGTAGGAATGTTGGAGGAATGATTTTCCATAAATACCCAAGCTAGAAGCTCACTTATTTAGACAGTTTTTTTCTAACTATTCAACATGAAGGCTTTCTTTGCTCTGGTGGCTCTGGCAGCTATTGCCGCTCCTGCGATGGGAGGACGCACCTTGGACCGTTGCTCCCTGGCCAGGGAGATGTCCAACCTGGGAGTTCCTCGTGACCAACTGGACAAGTGGACCTGCATTGCCCAGCACGAGTCTGACTACCGCACCTGGGTGGTGGGACCTGCCAACTCCGATGGCTCCAACGACTACGGAATCTTCCAGATCAACGATCTGTACTGGTGCCAGGCCGATGGTCGCTTCTCCTACAACGAGTGTGGACTCAGTTGCAATGCCCTGTTGAGCGATGACATCACCAACTCCGTTCGTTGTGCCCAGAAGGTCCTCAGTCAGCAGGGATGGTCCGCCTGGGCCGTCTGGCACTACTGCAGCGGTTGGTTGCCGTCCATCGATGAGTGCTTCTAAACTGATTTTGATCACGAATAAAACGATTGCATATAAACCCGAATCATTGACCACTTTTAAATGGAGTAGTAAGCATTAAAGATGACTAGaaccagttgggaattatagagTCGtagaagtattttttaaaaataagtagaccaaaatcttattttttgagGGGGATAACTCATTTGAGCACTAGGATTTTTTAGATATCTTctatttttcctctttaatataattaattaagccTCAAAAATCTAGAACTAAAAACTAGaaccagttgggaattatagcgccGTAGAAGTATCTTTGAAAACCAAGCACTCTAAAATATCTATTTTTGAGTAAATAACTAGGAATAAGTTAATTGAGCACTAGGATTTCTTAGAGATCTTTGATTTTCCtccttaaacattttattaaaaaccatgaaaaacttttctatTAATGACCCTGGCTGAGTGGTCCAAATAAAATCGCTCGGACATCTATTGCAACTAATGGAGAGCACTCTTTTCGAAGCCATTAGCCCGGGGTGCCATTTCACGGCTTATCAATTCCAGTTTTGTGGAGCAGTTCAGTTTTCAATTTCTGTCTCACAAAttgatttatgcaaatttgagAGCTCGCACCCCGCCTCCTTCTGTTTTGAGTGATCTTTCAACACGGTTCGCAGCTGCCGCCGTTGAGATTTGAGTTTCTCCTGTCTGCGGCCAATGGCTGCTGACATTGATCGAAGAGTTGTTGTCTGGGCTGCTGTGGGAACCGCATTTGTATAGTAATCAGGCAGCACTCCATAGCCTCCGACTTGGAGCACTGACACTCAGAGCCTCATCCACACACACCTGACGAAAGAATCAAATCAGACCCACTCGTCGGCATAACTGAGCATCGGCGGTACGTGACTGATTGGAACTGATTGATACCGCAGTTGAGTTGCTATGAGTTGAGGTAACCCACCTGAGATGGGCACGTCATAACCAGCCGAACACAATGGCCTATGGGATTTGCATAGCATAGCCACCATATATGAACCGTTAACCCCGTCATTGTGGTTTAACGGTACTCGGTCTTTGGGAGAGGGAACTGCAGTGATGATCAGTGAAAGTGTCTTTATTTCTAgcacattaaaatgcaaattttcattatattttatctACGCATTGAaggcaaaaaaacaaatttagcgACTGTCACAGATTCGATTGGATCGCTTAGTTGTCAGATGACTAGGAAACAGGCCTGCAGCCCACATGCCAGACAAACAGACACCTCTTTTGCGATCTGGGTGTCGTTGACAGCGGATATATGCAAAAGCACCTGTCCCGAGACCACAGAAACCACCTTAACTTCAACTCCAAATCCAACTGGCGATAAGCCTTGGCTCGAAATGTTCAATAAACTTAACGGCTTGTTTTTCCGGTGCGTTACGTGGTGGCGACCCAAACTCCCAGCTACcgaccacttttttttatatacctcCTATATATATGCAAATTCAAGTTCTCCCATGTCAAGCACGTACATTAATTGACTCCACCCCGATtggttttcccatttccaattAACGCAGCGACACATCGACACTGCAGCGACACCAGATGGCTCCCAGTGTCTGCGAAATGGCTGGCCAGGGTCAAAGTAGTCAGGTGGCAGCACAAAAGACCAACGGATCCAATAGCTCGGGGACGAACAAGTGCGGAGCGAGCAGTCTCAATGGATCCCTGGCCTCCTACAAGATAGGCGGCTCTGAGCAGAGTTGGCCCCAGGCGCCAGTATTCAGCAAGGTAAGTCATctttacaaatatataaaagagtGGCCTTAAAAAAAGGCAGGTTGAAACTGTAGTAAAAACGGCTGAATGTAGAaatcttaaacaaaaaaccgaatttcgtaaataatcatttaaGGGAAAAGATacatacaaaacaagaaatttcctttttttggttcttaaattggtagaatacctttttaaaaagatcacaaacatttttaaacctaACCTGACAAAACAATTTCCACGgccgccattttaaaagataaaaaataaaataaataattggttaaaattatataagaacaatgTAATCAAAATGCCAAGTTACGAAATCCCAGAACAATCccttattggttaaaaaattcgcgaaaaacataaaaaaatggaagttttatatgtatctcccaCCTTAACtactaaaaaaaacagccGCCTAAAAAAAGGCAGGTTGAAACTGTAGCAAAAACGGttgaacttaaaaaactaaaacaaaaaaccgaaattcgtaaataatcatttaaataatatgactAACAGGAAAACCAGCGACCGCCTGTCTACAATCCCGAGGACTATGTGCACTCGCTGAGGAAGTTCATCAAGGCCAGCAGTTCGGCCAAGAAGCTGACCATCTACGATGTGAGCACGGGTTTGAGTGCCAAGGAAGAGGCCTCCAGATCGGCCACCCTGCCAGCCAAACACTCGGAGTACAAGTAATAGAGATCCAACTAAGCAATACAGAAGGCTAAATaatactttcttttttaaccCTGTAGATCTCCCATTCCTGCTCCGCCAGAAAATGATAGAGAGATGTCCCTGCGTCAGTTTGGCTCCATCACAGATTTGCTCACCAAGCTGAGGGCTGATTTAAGGGTTTCCTTTCCCAGGTAATCATCATAGATTAACCCATCTATTTCCTTTCCTTATAACATTTTTCCTTATAGCTTCGTTCAAGAGTTTGTGGGCACTCCTGCGGATGGCATCAGCCACTTGCTGGAGGTCCTGCGCGCCATTCAAATGGCCCAGGCCAGCAATGGCCCAGCTCCGATGCCAGGAGCCAGTAGTTCCCTGGCCATGACCAGGAATCCACAGAGCTATCAACGAAGAGCTCTGCTGGATGAGCTGTCCTGCCTGTGAGTTGGAAGCCACTAATAATCCTCATTGTTTTAGAGAGTAATCCCTTTTCATAATCCTTTTTCAGGCAATGTCTCAGCATCTGTAGTTCGCGATCCCTGGATGCCATAGCCCGTTTGGGAAACACACCGGTGGGTCTCATGCCCCTGGCTTCCTCGGCCACTGGTCAGGGCATCCGAGCTCGCATTCTGGCCCTCCAGTTGCTCGCCTCCGCCTGCGATCGTCAGCCTTTCGGGGGAGGCAGTGGTGGTCAGAAGATTGCCTCGGCGGGACACACAGCCGTTTCGGATGCCATGTCCACGTTGCGATTGCGATGCAGTGAACCGGTGAGGTTTCGCCTGCTGGTGGGGATCCTGAATAGTGGAGGAGGATCCGGGGAGCTGCAGTGTGCGGGTGTCAAGTACGGCGAATCCTctacagaaataataaatatatattactaaataattataatcccCTATAGATTTCTCAACACCTTCATTGAGAGCGCGGTGAGCATTCAGCAGCGTCTGTACATCCAGGCAGAGCTCTTCCAGGCGGGCTTGGATGCCAGCACTTTGGCCAGGACCATCTCCTCCTCATCCCCCTGGCTGGATGCCCTGAAGATCGAGGTGAAGCGGTTCAATGAACTCCACATAGATGTGGATCAGATGATCACCCAGGCCAGGGATGCGGAGCGCGTGCGCAGCCAGATGGTGATCCTCGAAAGGAGAGTGCAGATCTTGCACGAGGAGAAGGCCGTGCTGACCTCCATGGAGCGGCGGCTCCAGGAACGCTGTGCGGAGCTCCAGCGCGAGATCTTCCGCCTGCAGGgcaaccagcagcagcagcagtccaaGTTCAAACCAGTGGATTCCCCATCCTCTGGCCATCACCAGCCAGTGGCCCTTCCCCGCCAGGT
It contains:
- the LysP gene encoding lysozyme P; the encoded protein is MKAFLVIFALALAAVATKARTMDRCSLAREMSNLGVPRDQLARWTCIAQHESSYRTGVVGPANSNGSNDYGIFQINNKYWCKPADGRFSYNECGLSCNALLTDNITNSVRCAQKVLRQQGWTAWSTWKYCSGTLPSINSCF
- the LOC108054670 gene encoding lysozyme S, with translation MKAFFALVALAAIAAPAMGGRTLDRCSLAREMSDLGVPRDQLDKWTCIAQHESDYRTWVVGPANSDGSNDYGIFQINDLYWCQADGRFSYNECGLSCNALLSDDITNSVRCAQKVLSQQGWGAWAVWHYCSGWLPSIDECF
- the LOC108054668 gene encoding lysozyme S-like, with translation MKAFFALVALAAIAAPAMGGRTLDRCSLAREMSNLGVPRDQLDKWTCIAQHESDYRTWVVGPANSDGSNDYGIFQINDLYWCQADGRFSYNECGLSCNALLSDDITNSVRCAQKVLSQQGWSAWAVWHYCSGWLPSIDECF
- the mwh gene encoding uncharacterized protein mwh isoform X2, coding for MAPSVCEMAGQGQSSQVAAQKTNGSNSSGTNKCGASSLNGSLASYKIGGSEQSWPQAPVFSKENQRPPVYNPEDYVHSLRKFIKASSSAKKLTIYDVSTGLSAKEEASRSATLPAKHSEYKSPIPAPPENDREMSLRQFGSITDLLTKLRADLRVSFPSFVQEFVGTPADGISHLLEVLRAIQMAQASNGPAPMPGASSSLAMTRNPQSYQRRALLDELSCLQCLSICSSRSLDAIARLGNTPVGLMPLASSATGQGIRARILALQLLASACDRQPFGGGSGGQKIASAGHTAVSDAMSTLRLRCSEPVRFRLLVGILNSGGGSGELQCAGVKFLNTFIESAVSIQQRLYIQAELFQAGLDASTLARTISSSSPWLDALKIEVKRFNELHIDVDQMITQARDAERVRSQMVILERRVQILHEEKAVLTSMERRLQERCAELQREIFRLQGNQQQQQSKFKPVDSPSSGHHQPVALPRQVAPPKKNKQSSSEHEDEGISSSETGASLSPVPILVLPSKAKQSRKVVKQPKEEQEDEDDAATIEDVIEELDNIVSEAEKQISSTHSKMRHHRSVEKDIVPVNIVPQPPRKSRSLAHLVARTDCSDQEGSDYGMVLHQPGDPAAAERLAAMQSFFDEVDYDAPETDQPAAYQMESPTPDMPEANATATAYNASTNRELLDVIMNARHDEHDPTMQALRKSAQDMAPVIPIPHHPVKVKAPAPPPPTPPAQQFNGVFFMTGMNTPQKYPKPDISAALQARRVTKNVERLEAAFASAHPEALNEAAIGREKSRSNQQIYFTSNLAMRMHDHSAGFGGQPTMRSRSHTQGSMSKVTDLPSGLY